TATTACTTCGGAACCGGGAGGATAAATATTTGGAATATCTTCAGCTCGAATAGGACGCAGTTTTGATTTTGTTCCTTTTCTTTCAAAAAGCTCAACCCCGATGTCAAGGGCTGCAGGAATGGCATCCCAGAAATGCAGGAATGCATTTTTCCCGATGCCGATATCCACAAAAAGGGCTTTTAATCCTTGGTCAACATTGTTGACCCTTCCCTTATAGATGTTTGATGCGATCTCTTTTTGACTCCCTCTCTCGATCGCAAATTCTTCGAGAAGTCCTTCGTCAAGTAAGGCAACACGCCTTTCTAAAGGTTCACAGCTTATCGCTATTTCTTTGTTTGATTTCTTTTTGGGATGACGAACCAGTTGTTTGATACGATCGAAAATCATAACGAAAATCTCCATCTGCCTGACCTGCTGTATAAGAGAAGTCAAGGCCGGTTGTAGGTTTGTAAAGTTCCATGACTACCGGTGAACAAGAAAAGATAAGGTAGATTGAATAAAAGATGATTATTTTGGTTGCCGTCGAATCCATATGCTTTCTACAAGACCTAATCCAATTAAACAAATAATTAAAAAAGTTCCCCCATAACTGATAAAAGGCAAGGGGATTCCGGTAATGGGTACGACTTTTATGGTCATGCCTATGTTAACAAATATATGGGTAAAAAGCATTGCCGCTACCCCACCAGCAACAAGTGAACCCATTAAATCTCTTGCAAAAAAAGCAGCTCGCAAGCACAATAAGAGCACTATCCCTTCGCCCAAAATCACACAGCTGCCTCCAATAAATCCCCATTCTTCTCCAATGACCGAAAATATAAAATCGTTGTAAGCGATATTCTTCGGCAGAAACCCAAGCATATTTTGAGTCCCTTTAAGAAAACCTTTCCCCGAAAAACTTCCTGACCCAATGGCGATCAAAGATTGGTTGATTGTCCAGCCTGAACCCAACGGATCGAGGTTAGGATCAAAGAAAGTTCGAATACGGTTCATCTGGTATGGCTTTAAACCCGGAATATCCCAGCCCAAATGAGCAACTCCAATATAGGCATAGAGTAAAGCAGCCAATATAAAGAGGATGGGAATGAGTAAATAGCGTTTTTTAAGGCCCCCAATAAAAAGCAAGGCAAAGAGAATAGGGATAAATACTCCTGCTGAACCCAGGGCGGGTTGCTTAAGAATAAGGATCACCGGAATGATTGCAGCAATAGACAGTGTGGAAAAGGCTATAAGCTGTCTATTTTTGAATCGATCTATCCAAAAACTTCCAAAAAGAATAAATGCTAGTTTACTTAACTCAGCAGGTTCAATACCAAACCCTCCAAAACGAAGCCAGCTTTTGGCTCCATTAACCGTTTGACCTATCAGGAGTACAAGGATAAGGGGTGGAATGGTTAGCAGAAAAAAAATCCAACTCCATTTAACGATGAAATGATAATCCAAAAAAGAAACAATAAAAAAAATAACGAGTCCTATCAGTAGCCATAAAAACTGGGAAAAGGGTGCGTTCCGAAACTCTGCACTTGAACTTGAATAAGTAGCGCTGTAAACCACGGTGATACCGAATAGGGATAAAGCGAGCACGATAAGAAAAAGAAACCAGTTAAATTTAAAAAATTGATCAAAAAAACTGAATTGTTTCTGTTTCCTACTTGTTGGATTTTGTTCAGTAAAAGAATGGTTTTCCATAATCAGTTATCCGTATCCTCTTCTTCATGCTGGTTAGAGGAAGAAGGGGCAGGTTGGGAAGGTTCAGATTCATGTTTTGTAAATTCGGTCAGTCCGTTGAAGTTTCCAATGGCCGGTTTTAGATAAGTGAGTTCAGGGTTATGACCCTTTTCGATGTCAAAAATGCCTTGAAGAATCTTTTTTGCTATAGGAGCGGCGGTAGCGCCTCCACTCACACCTCCTTCTACCATGATACAGAAAGCATACCGAGGAGATTCGTAGGGAGCGAAACCTACAAACCAGGCGCGTGTGTCTTTATAGAGTTTGCCATTAAGTTTTTTAGTGGCTTGAGCTGAACCGGTTTTTCCCGCAATCTTTACCCCATCAATTTTAGCGTTCGCTCCCGTACCATCTTCAACCACTCCAAGCATAGCCGCTTTTACCGCTTCAAGGTCCTGAGGATTAACATCAAGTTGAGAGTGCACTCGAGGAGGGACAGAAATTTTGATTTCCCCATTATTATTAGCAACTCCTTGAACTATGCGAGGGTAATACAGGGTGCCTCCGTTAGCGATTGCAGCTACAAAAAGAGCCATTTGAATAGGAGTCACCTGTAGGAAACCTTGCCCAATGGAAATATTGGCCGTATGAGCGGTCGACCATCTTTCAAGAGGATATTTTTGTTTCATCCATTCGGGCCCTGGAAGAATTCCAGCCGATTCACCGGGCAAAGGAATGCCTGTAGGTTGACCAAATCCAGCTAAAGATGCCATCTGATCAATATTTTGGATTCCTGTTTTTATGCCTACTTGGTAGAAAAAGGTATTGCATGAATAGCGGATACCGTCATACAGAGTAATGTCGCCACGACCCGATTTCGTCCAGTCATGAAACAGATGATCCCCGATATAAATAGCCGCAGGGGAATTAATCACCGTTTTAGGGGTAATGGCCCCGGATTTCAAAGCGGCTAAAGCGATTAAGAGTTTAAAAGTCGATCCAGGAGGGTAGGAAGAAATCGCTCTGTTGACCAAGGGATTTGTAGGATCGGAGATAAGTTTTTGCCAGTTCTCTTGAGATATCTTTGGAATAAAATCGTTAGGGTCGAAGTTTGGGACCGAACTCATTGCCAGAATATCACCCGTATTAGGATCAACAATCACAGCTGCTGCTCTTCCTACCGTGCGAAGGGCAGTTTCTACAATGTATTGGATCCTTGTATCGAGACTTAAATAGACGTAATCACCCAATTGTGGGGCAATATAGCTTTCTTCATTGACCACATATCCCCGGTAATTGACACGGAGGATCCTGCCTCCAGGTTTGCCTTGAAGCTGTCCATCCATGTATTTTTCAATACCCCATTTGCCCACCATATCCAGCGAGATACCATCTGCTGCAACTCTTTCCTTATCATCGGGTGGGGCAACGTAGCCAAGGACATGTGATGCTAGAGCCCCGTAATTGTAATATCGAATGGGTTTAACTGAGATGGATATACCTGGGACCCCCAGGTTTTGTTCTTCGAATCGGGCTACCGTAGCATAATCGAGATCCGTTTTAACCGAATAAGGAACAGAGGGGCTTACAAAATAGTGCCTTTGGAGTTCCTTGGGGTCAAGTTTTACGGCTAATCGCAGAGCTTTGAGAATGGGAGCCAGATCAATCATCACAATTTTGTAAATATCCGGTTCTTTTCTCAGAACGACATTACCTCCCATTATTCTTTGTACCTCAATTCGAGGAATTTTTCCTTTATGCCTTCGAGGGAAATCCCTGACTAACTCGTCAAGATAAAGATCGATTTCAAACATCGCTCTGTTTTCGGCCAGTCCGA
The DNA window shown above is from Methylacidiphilum caldifontis and carries:
- a CDS encoding FtsW/RodA/SpoVE family cell cycle protein, with product MENHSFTEQNPTSRKQKQFSFFDQFFKFNWFLFLIVLALSLFGITVVYSATYSSSSAEFRNAPFSQFLWLLIGLVIFFIVSFLDYHFIVKWSWIFFLLTIPPLILVLLIGQTVNGAKSWLRFGGFGIEPAELSKLAFILFGSFWIDRFKNRQLIAFSTLSIAAIIPVILILKQPALGSAGVFIPILFALLFIGGLKKRYLLIPILFILAALLYAYIGVAHLGWDIPGLKPYQMNRIRTFFDPNLDPLGSGWTINQSLIAIGSGSFSGKGFLKGTQNMLGFLPKNIAYNDFIFSVIGEEWGFIGGSCVILGEGIVLLLCLRAAFFARDLMGSLVAGGVAAMLFTHIFVNIGMTIKVVPITGIPLPFISYGGTFLIICLIGLGLVESIWIRRQPK
- the mrdA gene encoding penicillin-binding protein 2, producing MDVEILNMTTHPSSLRHSVRFRIIILVVGVVCSMMILLSRLWVIQVYEGKSYASKLKNQTTISLRLAGARGPILDKNGIGLAENRAMFEIDLYLDELVRDFPRRHKGKIPRIEVQRIMGGNVVLRKEPDIYKIVMIDLAPILKALRLAVKLDPKELQRHYFVSPSVPYSVKTDLDYATVARFEEQNLGVPGISISVKPIRYYNYGALASHVLGYVAPPDDKERVAADGISLDMVGKWGIEKYMDGQLQGKPGGRILRVNYRGYVVNEESYIAPQLGDYVYLSLDTRIQYIVETALRTVGRAAAVIVDPNTGDILAMSSVPNFDPNDFIPKISQENWQKLISDPTNPLVNRAISSYPPGSTFKLLIALAALKSGAITPKTVINSPAAIYIGDHLFHDWTKSGRGDITLYDGIRYSCNTFFYQVGIKTGIQNIDQMASLAGFGQPTGIPLPGESAGILPGPEWMKQKYPLERWSTAHTANISIGQGFLQVTPIQMALFVAAIANGGTLYYPRIVQGVANNNGEIKISVPPRVHSQLDVNPQDLEAVKAAMLGVVEDGTGANAKIDGVKIAGKTGSAQATKKLNGKLYKDTRAWFVGFAPYESPRYAFCIMVEGGVSGGATAAPIAKKILQGIFDIEKGHNPELTYLKPAIGNFNGLTEFTKHESEPSQPAPSSSNQHEEEDTDN